Proteins encoded together in one Triticum dicoccoides isolate Atlit2015 ecotype Zavitan chromosome 7B, WEW_v2.0, whole genome shotgun sequence window:
- the LOC119341786 gene encoding patatin-like protein 1, with the protein MCSQADPTLTCPPPSQGRLITVLSIDGGGIRGLIPSTILACLESKLQELDGPDARIADYFDVIAGTSTGALVTSMLAAPGENKRPLFEAKDINKFYLENGPKIFPQKRLGFLTPMANLFGAVNGPKYDGKFLHDKIKSLTNDVTVADTVTNIIVPTFDIKYLQPVIFNTYEAKVDPLKNAHLSDICISTSAAPTYFPAHYFTTRDPAGKLPDREYHLIDGGVAANNPTMAAMSMITKEVLRRNPDFTHGKPAEYHRYLIISIGTGTAKQAEKYTAPDCAKWGVLRWLYDGGFTPLIDIFSHASADMVDIHAAILFQALNIEKNYLRIEDDSLTGHTSSVDISTKANMEALIGIGNMLLKKKVARVNIDTGVYEPVDDEGTNEEALAHFAKKLSDERKLRLSQTTLNSQ; encoded by the exons ATGTGCAGCCAGGCGGACCCGACGCTGACGTGCCCGCCGCCGTCGCAGGGGCGGCTCATCACGGTGCTGAGCATCGACGGCGGCGGCATCCGCGGTCTCATCCCCTCCACCATCCTCGCATGTCTCGAGTCCAAGCTCCAA GAGCTGGACGGGCCGGACGCGCGCATCGCGGACTATTTCGACGTGATCGCCGGGACGAGCACGGGCGCGCTGGTCACGTCGATGCTGGCGGCGCCGGGCGAGAACAAGCGGCCGCTATTCGAGGCCAAGGACATCAACAAATTCTACCTCGAGAATGGGCCCAAGATTTTCCCGCAGAAGAG GTTGGGGTTCCTGACCCCGATGGCGAACCTGTTCGGCGCAGTGAACGGTCCCAAGTACGACGGCAAGTTTCTGCACGACAAGATCAAGAGCCTCACCAACGACGTGACCGTCGCCGACACTGTCACCAACATCATCGTCCCGACGTTCGACATCAAGTACCTGCAGCCGGTCATCTTCAACACGTACGAGGCCAAGGTGGACCCGCTCAAGAACGCGCACCTCTCGGACATCTGCATCAGCACGTCCGCGGCGCCCACCTACTTCCCAGCGCACTACTTCACGACCCGCGACCCTGCGGGCAAGCTGCCGGACCGTGAGTAccacctcatcgacggtggcgtggcCGCCAACAACCCCACCATGGCCGCCATGTCCATGATCACCAAGGAAGTGTTGCGCCGGAACCCGGACTTCACGCACGGCAAGCCCGCCGAGTACCACAGGTACCTCATCATCTCCATCGGCACAGGGACGGCCAAGCAGGCGGAGAAGTACACCGCGCCGGACTGTGCCAAGTGGGGCGTCCTCCGCTGGCTCTATGACGGTGGCTTCACCCCACTTATCGACATTTTCTCTCATGCAAGCGCCGACATGGTCGACATCCACGCTGCTATATTGTTCCAGGCTCTCAACATTGAGAAGAACTACCTACGCATCGAGGATGACTCGCTCACGGGCCACACGTCCTCGGTGGATATCTCCACCAAGGCGAACATGGAGGCGCTCATAGGGATCGGCAACATGTTGCTCAAGAAGAAAGTTGCCCGGGTGAACATTGACACGGGGGTGTACGAGCCCGTCGACGATGAGGGCACCAACGAAGAGGCGTTGGCTCACTTTGCCAAGAAGCTCTCCGACGAGCGCAAGTTGCGGCTAAGCCAAACCACCCTCAACTCCCAATAG